A genome region from Chloroflexia bacterium SDU3-3 includes the following:
- a CDS encoding DinB family protein: MDISQLKSSVEHAALLDYLNAQRHHALGILDGLDDRALRQPMLPSGWTCLGLIQHLTIDVERFWFGAVIAGDAHVIDQLTPGANAWQVGADVPSKAIFDAYQQAIERANIIISATPLDAAPAWWPNQLFGTWRLETVREVILHVMTETATHAGHLDSVRELIDGRYWLVLNP, translated from the coding sequence ATGGACATATCACAGCTGAAATCGAGTGTAGAGCACGCGGCGCTGCTTGACTATCTCAATGCTCAGCGGCATCACGCATTGGGTATACTCGACGGTCTTGATGATCGAGCACTACGACAACCAATGCTGCCATCGGGATGGACATGCCTTGGGCTGATACAGCACCTTACCATCGACGTAGAGCGGTTTTGGTTTGGTGCCGTTATTGCTGGTGATGCACATGTGATTGATCAGCTGACCCCTGGTGCCAACGCATGGCAGGTTGGGGCCGATGTGCCCAGCAAGGCAATCTTCGATGCCTACCAGCAAGCGATTGAGCGCGCCAACATAATTATCTCTGCAACCCCTCTGGACGCTGCACCGGCTTGGTGGCCGAATCAACTTTTTGGAACGTGGCGGCTGGAAACGGTTCGTGAGGTCATTCTGCATGTCATGACCGAAACTGCAACGCATGCTGGCCACTTGGATAGCGTGCGCGAGCTTATAGATGGCAGGTACTGGCTCGTATTAAACCCATAA